A region from the uncultured Holophaga sp. genome encodes:
- a CDS encoding DJ-1/PfpI family protein has protein sequence MSHQTFRAAVLAAGLAAAAQAAAPHHAILLAVTSHDRMGSTADVTGAYLSEVTHAYYVFLKAGYRVDFVSPKGGHVPLDGLKDADPDNKAFLADAEAQRHLHASLKASEVKPGAYDAIYFAGGHGVMWDFPDDAALQGLTRAIYEQGGVVGAVCHGPAALVNVKLSDGRYLVAGRKVAGFTNAEETRVGRSAVVPFLLESRLRERGAQVSTAPLFQPHVEVSGRLVTGQNPASARGVATELVNTLRTHPFPHQEKTMNAIVWPEAYLPGTTDNYCSNEIIVKGLSAAQIWAQLNDTTLWPSYYSNASDIRFHDGSGPKLSLGARFRFTTFGFLVEGEVTEYVPPVAGHPARVAWHGWVEGDAQHRLDVHHAWLFEDLEGGRVRILTQESQTGKPAQDLATAKPNPMINAHQEWIEGLARAAKAAK, from the coding sequence ATGTCCCATCAGACCTTCCGGGCCGCGGTGCTGGCGGCCGGGCTTGCCGCAGCCGCCCAGGCCGCCGCGCCCCATCATGCCATCCTGCTGGCGGTGACCAGCCATGACCGCATGGGCAGCACCGCCGATGTCACCGGTGCCTACCTCTCTGAGGTCACCCACGCCTACTACGTCTTCCTGAAGGCCGGCTACCGGGTGGACTTCGTGAGTCCCAAGGGCGGGCACGTGCCCCTGGACGGCCTCAAGGATGCCGATCCCGACAACAAGGCCTTTCTGGCGGATGCCGAGGCTCAGCGGCACCTCCACGCCAGCCTCAAGGCCAGCGAGGTCAAGCCCGGCGCCTACGACGCCATCTACTTTGCCGGGGGCCACGGGGTCATGTGGGACTTCCCGGACGACGCAGCCCTCCAGGGCCTCACCCGGGCCATCTACGAGCAGGGGGGCGTCGTGGGTGCCGTCTGCCATGGTCCTGCCGCCCTGGTGAACGTCAAGCTCAGTGATGGCCGCTATCTGGTGGCGGGCCGCAAGGTGGCCGGCTTCACCAACGCCGAGGAGACCCGGGTGGGCCGCAGCGCCGTCGTGCCCTTCCTGCTGGAGAGCCGCCTGCGGGAGCGGGGTGCCCAGGTGAGCACCGCGCCCCTCTTCCAGCCCCACGTCGAGGTGAGCGGTCGCCTCGTCACCGGCCAGAACCCCGCCTCCGCCCGGGGTGTGGCCACGGAACTCGTGAACACCCTCAGAACCCATCCCTTTCCCCATCAGGAGAAGACCATGAACGCCATTGTCTGGCCCGAGGCCTACCTGCCCGGCACCACCGACAACTACTGCTCCAACGAGATCATCGTGAAGGGCCTCAGTGCCGCTCAGATCTGGGCCCAGCTCAACGACACCACCCTCTGGCCCAGCTACTACAGCAACGCCTCGGACATCCGCTTCCACGACGGCAGCGGTCCCAAGCTGAGCCTGGGCGCCCGCTTCCGCTTCACCACCTTCGGCTTCCTGGTGGAGGGTGAGGTCACCGAGTACGTGCCCCCCGTCGCGGGTCACCCTGCACGGGTGGCCTGGCATGGCTGGGTGGAGGGGGATGCCCAGCACCGTCTGGATGTCCACCACGCCTGGCTCTTCGAGGACCTGGAGGGGGGCCGCGTCCGCATCCTGACCCAGGAGAGCCAGACCGGCAAGCCTGCCCAGGACCTGGCCACCGCCAAGCCCAATCCCATGATCAACGCCCACCAGGAGTGGATCGAAGGACTCGCCCGCGCCGCCAAGGCCGCCAAGTAA
- a CDS encoding NAD(P)-dependent oxidoreductase — protein sequence MAHVAFLGLGAMGSRMAANLLKAGHSLSVWNRTPAAAQPLVAAGASQASSPREAAQGAAFVFAMVRDDEASREVWLDPTTGAFAGLAPGALAIDSSTLSLDGVRALGDEASSRAIAFLEAPVSGTLPQAETGTLIYLVGGEVPHFQQAEPVLKAMGALVHHVGPLGNGALAKLCTNTLLATQATLVAELVGTLNRVGADAARILEVVATTSVWSPIAGRHAGAMLAGNFTPMFPVDLIEKDLRYTLAAAGSPEKAPTIAASRQVFRAAMEQGLGSLNHTAVVKLFDA from the coding sequence ATGGCCCACGTCGCCTTCCTCGGCCTGGGAGCCATGGGCTCCCGCATGGCCGCCAACCTGCTCAAGGCCGGTCACTCCCTGAGCGTCTGGAATCGCACCCCCGCTGCCGCCCAGCCCCTGGTGGCCGCCGGAGCCAGCCAGGCCTCCAGCCCCCGGGAGGCCGCCCAGGGTGCCGCCTTCGTCTTCGCCATGGTGCGGGATGATGAGGCCAGCCGCGAGGTCTGGCTGGACCCCACCACCGGCGCCTTCGCGGGTCTGGCCCCCGGGGCCCTGGCCATCGACAGCTCCACCCTTTCCCTCGATGGCGTCCGGGCCCTGGGGGATGAGGCCTCCAGCCGCGCCATCGCCTTCCTGGAGGCCCCGGTCTCCGGGACCCTTCCCCAGGCGGAGACCGGCACCCTCATCTACCTGGTGGGGGGCGAGGTGCCCCACTTCCAGCAGGCGGAGCCTGTGCTCAAGGCCATGGGCGCCCTGGTGCACCACGTGGGGCCCCTGGGCAATGGCGCCCTGGCCAAGCTCTGCACCAACACCCTGCTGGCCACCCAGGCCACCCTCGTGGCGGAGCTGGTGGGCACCCTGAACCGGGTGGGGGCCGATGCCGCCCGCATCCTGGAGGTGGTGGCCACCACCTCCGTGTGGAGCCCCATCGCCGGGCGCCACGCCGGGGCCATGCTGGCCGGGAACTTCACGCCTATGTTCCCCGTGGACCTCATCGAGAAGGACCTGCGCTACACCCTGGCCGCCGCCGGTTCCCCGGAGAAGGCTCCCACCATTGCGGCCTCCCGACAGGTCTTCCGGGCCGCCATGGAGCAGGGCCTGGGCTCCTTGAACCACACCGCTGTGGTGAAGCTCTTCGACGCCTAG
- a CDS encoding flavodoxin family protein: MDLVLDQGFWGQSHFHRTFRERLDSKCLFDNDIFNDVFAWMVEADAIILGSPTYFADVTPEIKALMDRAGFVAMSNGGLLAGKIGVGVVAVRRGGATHVLDSMTHLFQISQMVLPGATSWNMGYGLMPGEVEGDAEGLANMRHLGKATAWLGRAFQASGEAYPKHLEACPV; encoded by the coding sequence GTGGACCTGGTGCTGGACCAGGGCTTCTGGGGCCAGTCCCACTTTCACCGGACCTTCCGGGAGCGCCTGGATAGCAAGTGCCTCTTTGACAACGACATCTTCAATGATGTCTTCGCCTGGATGGTGGAAGCGGATGCCATCATCCTGGGTTCCCCCACCTACTTTGCGGACGTGACCCCTGAGATCAAGGCCCTCATGGACCGTGCCGGCTTCGTGGCCATGTCCAACGGCGGGCTCCTGGCGGGCAAGATCGGGGTGGGCGTGGTGGCCGTGCGCCGGGGCGGGGCCACCCACGTCCTGGACTCCATGACCCACCTCTTCCAGATTAGCCAGATGGTCTTGCCCGGAGCCACCTCCTGGAACATGGGTTACGGCCTCATGCCCGGGGAGGTGGAGGGCGATGCCGAGGGCCTGGCGAACATGCGCCACCTGGGCAAGGCCACCGCCTGGCTGGGCCGGGCCTTCCAGGCCTCCGGCGAGGCCTACCCCAAGCACCTGGAGGCCTGCCCCGTCTGA
- a CDS encoding NAD(P)-dependent oxidoreductase produces the protein MADIAFLGLGAMGSRMAVNLLKAGHVVTVWNRSPAATAPLAEAGAKVAASPREAAAGADFVIAMVRDDEASRWVWQDPAKGAFAGMDPGAVAIDSSTISVAWAKALGEDAKRRGIPFLEAPVSGSRPQAEGALLIFLAGGEAAVFAQAEPVLKAMGSVLHHVGPLGQGALLKLATNTLMGIETTALAELLGMLKRGGVDLGKAVEVLSTTAVWSGILTRNAKSMLEGTFAPVFPVDLLEKDMRYTLEAAGEEAAPTIAASRGVFREAMDAGMAGDNHTAVARLFS, from the coding sequence ATGGCCGATATCGCATTCCTCGGACTGGGGGCCATGGGTTCCCGCATGGCCGTCAACCTGCTCAAGGCCGGCCACGTCGTGACGGTGTGGAACCGCAGCCCCGCTGCCACGGCCCCCCTGGCCGAGGCCGGGGCCAAGGTGGCCGCCTCCCCCCGCGAGGCCGCCGCCGGGGCCGACTTCGTCATCGCCATGGTGCGGGATGATGAGGCCTCCCGCTGGGTCTGGCAGGACCCCGCCAAGGGCGCCTTTGCGGGCATGGACCCCGGGGCCGTGGCCATCGACAGCTCCACCATCTCGGTGGCCTGGGCCAAGGCACTGGGTGAGGACGCCAAGCGCCGGGGCATCCCCTTCCTGGAGGCGCCGGTCTCCGGCAGTCGTCCCCAGGCCGAGGGCGCCCTGCTCATCTTCCTGGCGGGTGGTGAGGCCGCTGTCTTCGCCCAGGCTGAACCGGTGCTGAAGGCCATGGGCTCGGTGCTCCACCATGTGGGGCCGCTGGGGCAGGGGGCCCTGCTCAAGCTGGCCACCAACACCCTCATGGGCATCGAGACCACTGCTCTCGCGGAACTCCTGGGGATGCTCAAGCGCGGTGGTGTGGATCTGGGCAAGGCCGTGGAGGTGCTTTCCACCACGGCCGTCTGGAGCGGGATCCTGACCCGCAACGCCAAGTCCATGCTGGAGGGCACCTTCGCTCCGGTATTCCCAGTGGATCTCCTGGAGAAGGACATGCGCTACACCCTGGAGGCCGCCGGTGAGGAGGCCGCCCCCACCATCGCCGCCTCCCGCGGGGTCTTCCGGGAGGCCATGGACGCCGGCATGGCCGGGGACAACCACACCGCCGTGGCGAGACTGTTCTCCTGA
- a CDS encoding flavodoxin family protein, giving the protein MKALAINGSPRKGGNTETLLNAVLKPLAEAGWETELIQIGGRELPGCKACFKCMERRDRRCIFGKDIFNDVFAKMVEADAIILGSPTYFADVTPEIKALMDRSGFVHMANGGLLAGKVGAGVVAVRRGGATHVLDTMTHLFQICQMVIPGSTYWNMGYGLQPGEVGGDVEGMANMAHLGRAIDWLGRAIQSGGVPYPRRTEGCEG; this is encoded by the coding sequence ATGAAGGCTCTCGCCATCAACGGCAGTCCCCGCAAGGGTGGAAATACCGAGACCCTGCTGAACGCCGTCCTCAAACCCCTCGCCGAAGCAGGCTGGGAGACGGAACTGATCCAGATCGGGGGCCGCGAGCTCCCCGGCTGCAAGGCCTGCTTCAAGTGCATGGAACGCCGGGACCGCAGGTGCATCTTTGGCAAGGATATCTTCAATGATGTCTTTGCAAAGATGGTGGAGGCTGATGCCATCATCCTGGGTTCGCCCACCTACTTCGCCGATGTCACCCCCGAGATCAAGGCCCTCATGGACCGCTCGGGCTTTGTGCACATGGCCAACGGTGGTCTCCTGGCCGGCAAGGTCGGAGCCGGGGTGGTGGCGGTGCGCCGGGGCGGAGCCACTCATGTCCTGGACACCATGACCCACCTCTTCCAGATCTGCCAGATGGTGATTCCCGGCTCCACCTACTGGAACATGGGCTACGGTCTCCAGCCCGGAGAGGTGGGCGGCGACGTCGAGGGCATGGCCAACATGGCCCACCTCGGTCGGGCCATCGACTGGCTGGGGCGGGCCATCCAGTCCGGCGGCGTACCCTATCCCCGGCGGACTGAGGGCTGCGAGGGCTGA
- the purF gene encoding amidophosphoribosyltransferase — MAFKDECGVFGIWPHPEASRQTYLGLYALQHRGQEAAGICSRNGRELILHKAQGHVADVFSQPVLDRLAGDAAIGHTRYSTTGGNVASAAHPFLVQGRFGQVALCHNGNLTNTEVLRRRLIEQGQVFSSPSDSEVILALINRACAATLEDAVVEALRQVEGAFSLLILSEDQILAARDPHGFRPLSLARLGEAVVFSSESCAFDLVGAEYDREIQPGELFIVDAQGERSRTPVSGVRPKPCVFEHVYFARPDSYVFSRSVMQTRREMGRLLAQRYPDPVDLVVPVPDSGVSAALGYAEACGAPFDFGLIRNHYVGRTFIEPKQSIRSFGVKVKLNPVRELLKGKRVALVDDSIVRGTTSRKIVQMVKEAGATEVHLRISSPPTTYSCFYGIDTPSREHLIAATHTVEEIREYLGADSLGYLTAEDLQKAMTDPGGEGFCYACFNGQYPVLPKA; from the coding sequence ATGGCTTTCAAAGACGAGTGCGGCGTATTCGGCATCTGGCCCCATCCAGAGGCGTCGCGCCAGACCTACCTGGGGCTCTACGCCCTGCAGCATCGCGGCCAGGAGGCGGCTGGCATCTGCTCCCGGAACGGGCGTGAGCTCATCCTCCACAAAGCCCAGGGCCATGTGGCCGATGTCTTCAGCCAACCCGTCCTGGATCGGCTCGCGGGGGATGCGGCCATCGGCCACACCCGATACTCCACCACCGGGGGCAACGTCGCCTCCGCCGCCCACCCCTTCCTGGTGCAGGGGCGCTTCGGGCAGGTGGCCCTCTGCCACAACGGCAACCTGACCAATACCGAGGTGCTCCGCCGCCGTCTCATTGAGCAGGGGCAGGTGTTCTCCAGTCCTTCGGACTCCGAAGTGATCCTGGCTCTCATCAACCGGGCCTGTGCCGCCACCCTGGAGGATGCCGTCGTGGAGGCCCTGCGTCAGGTGGAGGGGGCCTTCTCCCTGCTGATCCTGAGCGAGGATCAGATTCTGGCCGCCCGGGACCCCCACGGCTTCCGTCCCCTCAGCCTGGCCCGTCTCGGCGAGGCGGTGGTCTTCAGCAGCGAGAGCTGCGCCTTCGATCTGGTGGGCGCCGAGTATGACCGGGAGATCCAGCCCGGTGAGCTCTTCATTGTGGATGCCCAGGGCGAGCGTTCCAGGACCCCCGTCAGCGGCGTGAGGCCCAAGCCGTGCGTTTTCGAGCACGTCTACTTCGCCCGGCCCGACTCCTACGTCTTCAGTCGCTCGGTGATGCAGACCCGCCGCGAGATGGGCCGCCTCCTGGCCCAGCGCTACCCTGATCCCGTGGATCTGGTGGTGCCCGTGCCCGACTCCGGCGTGAGCGCCGCTCTGGGCTACGCTGAGGCCTGTGGCGCCCCCTTCGACTTCGGCCTTATCCGCAACCACTATGTCGGTCGCACCTTCATCGAGCCCAAGCAGAGCATCCGCTCTTTCGGCGTCAAGGTGAAGCTCAATCCCGTGCGGGAGCTCCTCAAGGGCAAGCGGGTGGCTCTTGTGGATGACAGCATCGTGCGCGGTACCACCAGCCGGAAGATCGTCCAGATGGTGAAGGAGGCTGGCGCCACCGAGGTCCACCTGCGCATCTCCAGTCCGCCCACGACCTATAGCTGCTTTTATGGCATCGACACCCCCAGTCGCGAGCACCTCATCGCCGCCACCCACACCGTGGAGGAGATCCGTGAGTATCTGGGGGCCGACTCCCTGGGCTATCTGACGGCAGAGGATCTGCAGAAGGCCATGACCGATCCCGGTGGCGAGGGCTTCTGCTACGCCTGTTTCAATGGGCAGTACCCGGTCCTGCCGAAGGCCTGA
- the miaA gene encoding tRNA (adenosine(37)-N6)-dimethylallyltransferase MiaA, producing MRLAVLGPTASGKSALAVELALRLGAVIVNGDPFQAYRGLAIGTGQPGAEDRERVPHLGYGVLELGELLHPHSFGERVQGWLAQAPRAILVTGSGLYLRGIWGQLSDLPEVPQGLVQRVRAWLERLGPEALHRYLAAVDPQRAAQLHPRDRSRIQRALALHLATGQRPSGLLDGVNKGIPEGWQALVVLPERAALRARIDRRVRAMARTGWGAEVEDLLGQGLEAELRRLNPLGYLDWLEGGDPEDIQTRIIQKTQAYAKRQTTFFRNQWPGLPAWDPDREGVEEALAALRA from the coding sequence GTGAGACTGGCCGTTCTGGGCCCCACCGCCTCCGGCAAGTCGGCCTTGGCCGTGGAACTGGCCCTGCGCCTGGGTGCTGTCATCGTGAACGGCGATCCCTTCCAGGCCTACCGGGGCCTGGCCATCGGCACGGGGCAGCCCGGGGCGGAGGACAGGGAGAGGGTGCCCCACCTGGGTTATGGCGTCCTGGAGCTGGGAGAGCTGCTCCACCCCCACAGTTTCGGAGAGCGGGTGCAGGGCTGGTTGGCACAGGCACCGCGGGCCATCCTGGTCACGGGCTCGGGTCTCTACCTGCGGGGCATCTGGGGGCAGCTCAGCGATCTCCCCGAGGTTCCCCAAGGGCTGGTTCAACGGGTGCGCGCCTGGCTCGAGCGGCTCGGTCCCGAGGCTCTGCACCGCTATCTCGCGGCCGTGGATCCCCAGCGGGCTGCCCAACTGCACCCCCGGGACCGCTCCCGGATCCAGCGGGCCCTGGCGCTGCATCTGGCCACGGGCCAACGGCCCTCCGGCCTTCTGGATGGTGTGAACAAGGGGATCCCTGAGGGCTGGCAGGCCCTGGTGGTCCTGCCGGAGCGGGCTGCCCTGCGCGCCAGGATCGACCGCCGAGTGCGGGCCATGGCCCGCACGGGTTGGGGCGCCGAGGTCGAGGACTTGCTGGGACAGGGGCTTGAGGCCGAGCTGCGGCGTCTGAACCCCCTGGGTTACCTGGACTGGTTGGAGGGGGGTGATCCGGAGGATATCCAGACCCGGATCATCCAGAAGACCCAGGCCTACGCCAAGCGCCAGACCACCTTCTTCCGCAATCAGTGGCCTGGGCTCCCGGCCTGGGATCCGGACCGGGAAGGCGTGGAGGAGGCCCTGGCGGCCCTTCGTGCCTGA
- a CDS encoding lysophospholipid acyltransferase family protein, whose amino-acid sequence MSSLYRNPVWKLFLMVWGLVSVGLTAIGVLLAAPFLGPKRAFFTVAPLWVKQLFPLCGVKWSVAGWEQLPEDIRSGKQPVIFMSSHESHLDPPFLIAAIPVPAVYMAKKEVKWMPLVGWAAWAGGTIFLDRGNREKSVRSLKEAVAQIRGGKNVLIFPEGTRTRDGRLSPFKKGGFSLAMDAGVPIVPLATVGGFHILPAGSLTPTPGLYDVRFGEPLRPGDFPTRDALMQETRKRIEDLKEAIIQK is encoded by the coding sequence GTGTCGAGCTTGTATCGGAATCCGGTCTGGAAGCTGTTCCTCATGGTCTGGGGGCTGGTCAGCGTAGGGCTCACCGCCATCGGGGTGCTCCTGGCGGCGCCCTTCCTGGGCCCCAAGCGGGCCTTCTTCACGGTGGCGCCCCTCTGGGTCAAGCAGCTCTTCCCCCTCTGCGGCGTCAAGTGGAGCGTGGCGGGCTGGGAGCAGCTCCCTGAGGACATCCGCAGCGGGAAGCAACCGGTCATCTTCATGTCCAGCCACGAGAGCCACCTGGATCCCCCCTTCCTCATCGCCGCCATCCCCGTCCCGGCGGTCTACATGGCCAAAAAGGAGGTCAAGTGGATGCCTCTGGTGGGCTGGGCAGCCTGGGCCGGGGGCACTATCTTCCTGGACCGGGGCAACCGCGAGAAGTCTGTCCGCAGCCTGAAGGAAGCCGTGGCCCAGATCCGGGGCGGCAAGAACGTGCTCATCTTCCCCGAAGGCACCCGCACCCGGGATGGCCGGCTCAGCCCTTTCAAGAAGGGCGGCTTCAGTCTGGCCATGGATGCTGGGGTCCCCATCGTGCCCCTTGCCACCGTGGGCGGCTTCCACATCCTGCCCGCAGGCTCCCTGACCCCCACCCCCGGCCTTTATGACGTCCGCTTCGGGGAGCCCCTGCGTCCTGGCGATTTCCCCACCCGGGACGCCTTGATGCAGGAGACCCGCAAGCGCATCGAGGACCTGAAGGAAGCGATCATCCAAAAATGA